Genomic window (Deinococcus arcticus):
GCCCCAAAGGTACCGGTGAAGCTGCTGACCCAGGGCCTGAAGCTGCACCCGGCGGAACATGAGCCTGGGGCCGGGCACGACGACGATCACGGCCACGGCGACCACGGCGCGCTGGATCCGCATGCGTGGTGGGACGCGGGGCTGGCGGCCGGCTACGTGAACAACGCCCAGTCGTTTCTGGGTGCGCTGGACCCGGCCGGTAAGGCCGTGTACGCGAAGAACGCCGCCGCTTACCGCAGGGCCCTGGCCGCCGCCGACGCCTACGCCAGAACACAGTTCGCCGCCGTACCGCCCGCGCGCCGGGTGCTGGTCACCAATCACGACAGCCTGCACTACCTGGCCGAGCGCTACGGCCTGAGGGTGGTGGGCGCGGTGATTCCCGGCGTGGGCACCGAGCGCGAGCCCAGCGCCCGTGAACTGGCAACCCTGGCCCAGACCATGAAAAAGACCGGCGCCCGCGTGATCTTTACCGAGAACACCGTCAACGCCCGCCTGGCCCAGACCCTGGCCCGCGAGGCCGGCGCCGTGCTGGCCCCGCCCCTGTACACCGACGCGCTGGGCCCCAAGGGCAGCGCGGGCGACACCTTCCTGCGGGCCCTGCGCGCCAACGTGGACATCATGGTCCGGGCGCTGAAGCAGGCCCGCTAACGACCCTTCTCCTCTGTCCCCAGCGCCCGGCTTCGCCTGTGGCCGGGCGACGCCTCGTTGTCTTCTTGATTCTGCACTCGCAACATCAAGCGGCGGAAGAGTATGCTGGTCTGATGCTGGGCGTGGAGAACCTGACAGTGGCTTACGGCGCACACACCGCCCTGGAACGGGCCAGTGTGCGCTTTGAGGCAGGCGCCTTCAGCGCGGTGATCGGGCCCAACGGCGCCGGCAAAAGCACGCTGCTCAAGACCCTGGTCGGGATTCTGCCCGACCCCGAGGGCGCCGTGCGCTTTGACCCGGGCCACACGGCGCGCGGCTGCATTTCCTATGTGCCGCAGCAGCAGACACTGGACTGGGCCTTTCCGGTGACCGTGTGGGACGTGGCCATGATGGGCCGCACCGGGCGCCTGGGCTGGCTGCGCTGGCCAGGGCGCCGGGACCGCCAGATTGTGGAGGAAGCGCTGAAGGAAACCGGGGTCTACGAACTGCGCGGACGCCACATTGGCGCGCTCTCGGGCGGGCAGCGCCAGCGGGTGCTGCTGGCCCGGATGCTGGCCCGCCAGGGGCACCTGCTGCTGCTGGACGAACCCCTGACCGGCGTGGACGCCGCCACCCAGGAACAGCTGATGGCCCTGCTGCGCGCCCAGGCGGACCGGGGCCGGGCGGTGGTGATGGTGACCCACGACCTCGAACAGGCCCGGCGCTGGTGCGACCATCTGGTGCTCGTGAACCGCCGCGTCATTGCCGACGGTACCCCGCCGCAGGTGTACACCCCCGCCAACATCGAAGCCACCTTCAGCACCAGCCACCTGGGCCCTACGCATGCGTAGGGGCGGTGATGGCGGAAGGTTGATGGTGAATGGACTCCTGCCCAGCATCTGGGGGCAGCTTCGCTTCTTTCTCCTGCGCACCGCGTCTCCCCTCTTTTCCCACAGCCCACTCCCCACATCCCTATGGACTGGCTGACTGATCCCCTGCAATTTGGCTTTTTCGTGCGGGCCCTGCTGGCCGTCACGCTGGTCAGTGCGCTGTGTGCCCTGGTGGGCGCCTGGGTGGTGCTGCGCGGGCTGAGTTACATCGGGGACGCCATGAGCCACGCGGTGCTGCCGGGCATCGTGGCGGCCTTCCTTATGAAAGGCAATCTGCTGCTGGGGGCCCTGCTGGCCGCCGTGCTGACCGCCCTGGGCATTGGCGCGGTGGGGCGGCGCAGCGGGCTGAAACAGGACAGCGCTATCGGCATCGTGTTTGTGGGCATGTTCGCGCTGGGGATTGTGCTGCTTTCACGCGTGCCCACCTTCACCACCGACCTGAGCAACTTCCTGATTGGCAACCCGCTGGGCGTGACCCCGGCCGATCTGTGGGGCGCCCTGGCAGTCACGCTGGTGGTGGGCGGCGTGCTTCTGGCGCTGCAAAAGGAACTGCTGCTGGCCGCCTTCGACCCCACCGAGGCGCGGGCGGTGGGCCTGCCCGTGCGCCGGCTGGACAGCCTGCTGCTTATTCTGATTGGCCTGGTGGTGGTGCTCACCGTGCAACTGGTGGGCACCACCCTCAGCGTGAGCCTGCTCATCACGTCCAGCGCGGCGGCCCGGCTGCTGTCACGCAGCCTGAAGAAGATGATGGCCCTCTCGGCGCTGCTGGGCACCCTGGGTGGTGTGAGCGGGCTGTACCTCAGCTATTTCCTGAACACGGCGCCGGGCGCGACGATTGTACTGGTGAACACGGCCATCTTTCTGCTGGCTCTGTTGGTCAGAAAGCGGGATTAGGCGCCGCGCGCACCGCCCGCAGGGGCCGCCCGGCAAAGCCCATCGTGGCCGGCAGCTGCAGGCTCAGGGTGCCGGCCGCCTCGTCGACGGCCACTGTCCAGTGAAAGCCGGCCTCAATCCACACCGCCATGACGTGAAGTTCTCCTTGGTGGGTGAGCCCTGCCCGCGCCAGCACGGGTTCCTCGCTGACGGGCCACGCGGTGGTGCGGCTCTCTCGCCACTCTCCCACGCCCGCCTCCAGCGCGTGCTCGCCCCGCTCATCGGTGAAGGTGATGTAGCAGCCCCCCGGCCCCGCTTCGACCCGGAGCGCCGCCAGCCCCACCTCGTTGGGCTCGAACACAAAGGTGGCGGGCTGAACCGGCCCGTTCCACACCGCGCCCGGCGCGGGCAAGGGCAGATGCAGCCCGGCGCAGCGGGCGCGCAGGGCGGCCAGGGCAGCGGGGTCCTCGGGACAGGTCCCGGCTCCCATTGCGGCGTGCAGATGGGTCCAGACATGATTCAGCACGCCCTGCATGTCGGGGACGTTGGCGGTGATGGCCAGCACCGCCTGCGGCTCCGGCATGACCACGCAGAACTGCCCGAAGGCGCCGTCGGCCCGGTAAGCCCCGTGGCGGCAACGCCAGAACTGATAGCCGTAGCCCTGGGCCCAGTCGCTGTCCGGGTCGTCTCCGGGGGGCACCTGGGCGCGGGTGGCGGCGTCCATCCACCCGGCGGGCAGGAGGGCCTGCCCCGCCCACTCGCCCCGTTGCAGGCAGAGCTGCCCCAGGCGGGCCACCCCCTCAGTGGTCAGGTGCAGGCCCCAGCCGCCCAGGTGGATGCCCTGGGCGTTGGCGAC
Coding sequences:
- a CDS encoding serine hydrolase domain-containing protein — encoded protein: MTPLPRTSPEAQGLSSRAVLAWLDALEASGLELHGFVLLRAGAVVAEGHWAPYAPQQVHHLYSLSKSVTALAVGALVADGRVRVADRLVDHFPDDLPVPVPPHLAAMRIEDLLTMRTGHAEDVTGALMAAPDGDWVRAFLAQPVAHPPGTHFVYNSAATFMLSALVERLCGQSLLAFLHPRLLAPLGIEHARWVANAQGIHLGGWGLHLTTEGVARLGQLCLQRGEWAGQALLPAGWMDAATRAQVPPGDDPDSDWAQGYGYQFWRCRHGAYRADGAFGQFCVVMPEPQAVLAITANVPDMQGVLNHVWTHLHAAMGAGTCPEDPAALAALRARCAGLHLPLPAPGAVWNGPVQPATFVFEPNEVGLAALRVEAGPGGCYITFTDERGEHALEAGVGEWRESRTTAWPVSEEPVLARAGLTHQGELHVMAVWIEAGFHWTVAVDEAAGTLSLQLPATMGFAGRPLRAVRAAPNPAF
- a CDS encoding metal ABC transporter permease; this translates as MDWLTDPLQFGFFVRALLAVTLVSALCALVGAWVVLRGLSYIGDAMSHAVLPGIVAAFLMKGNLLLGALLAAVLTALGIGAVGRRSGLKQDSAIGIVFVGMFALGIVLLSRVPTFTTDLSNFLIGNPLGVTPADLWGALAVTLVVGGVLLALQKELLLAAFDPTEARAVGLPVRRLDSLLLILIGLVVVLTVQLVGTTLSVSLLITSSAAARLLSRSLKKMMALSALLGTLGGVSGLYLSYFLNTAPGATIVLVNTAIFLLALLVRKRD
- a CDS encoding metal ABC transporter ATP-binding protein, with protein sequence MLGVENLTVAYGAHTALERASVRFEAGAFSAVIGPNGAGKSTLLKTLVGILPDPEGAVRFDPGHTARGCISYVPQQQTLDWAFPVTVWDVAMMGRTGRLGWLRWPGRRDRQIVEEALKETGVYELRGRHIGALSGGQRQRVLLARMLARQGHLLLLDEPLTGVDAATQEQLMALLRAQADRGRAVVMVTHDLEQARRWCDHLVLVNRRVIADGTPPQVYTPANIEATFSTSHLGPTHA
- a CDS encoding metal ABC transporter solute-binding protein, Zn/Mn family gives rise to the protein MRRLPVLAALLVGAAQAAPLQVSATTSIMADFVQAVGGSRVKVTTIVPPGGDTHTFQPSTGVIRALAQSRALFANGAGLEPWLPRLQASAPKVPVKLLTQGLKLHPAEHEPGAGHDDDHGHGDHGALDPHAWWDAGLAAGYVNNAQSFLGALDPAGKAVYAKNAAAYRRALAAADAYARTQFAAVPPARRVLVTNHDSLHYLAERYGLRVVGAVIPGVGTEREPSARELATLAQTMKKTGARVIFTENTVNARLAQTLAREAGAVLAPPLYTDALGPKGSAGDTFLRALRANVDIMVRALKQAR